The proteins below are encoded in one region of Peromyscus eremicus chromosome 10, PerEre_H2_v1, whole genome shotgun sequence:
- the Npc1l1 gene encoding NPC1-like intracellular cholesterol transporter 1, with product MAARLRGWLLWALLLNSAQGEIYTPIHQAGVCTFYDECGKNPELSGGLTSLSNVSCLSNTPAQQVTGTHLALLQRICPRLYNGPNTTFACCSANQLVSLERSLSITKALLTRCPACADNFGSLHCHNTCSPNQSLFINVTRVAERDAGQPPAVVAYEAFYQRSFAEKAYESCSRVRIPAAASLAVGTMCGVYGSALCNAQRWLNFQGDTGNGLAPLEITFHLLEPDQALPDGMQPLNGEITPCNETQGADLAACSCQDCAASCPVIPQPPALRPSFYMGQMPGWLALIIIFTSVFVLFTAILVRLRVVSNRNKGKTTGPQEAPNLPQKSRFSPHTVLGRFFQSWGTRVASWPLTVLALSLMVVIALSVGLIYIELTTDPVELWSAPKSQAREEKAFHDEHFGPFFRTNQVFVTARNRSSYRYDSLLLGPKNFSGILSLDLLLDLLELQDRLRQLQVWSPEAQRNISLQDICYAPLNPHNTSLSDCCVNSLLQYFQNNRTLLLLTANQTLSGQTSLVDWRDHFLYCANAPLTFKDGTSLGLSCIADYGAPVFPFLAVGGYKGTDYSEAQALIITFSLNNYPADDPRMAQAKLWEEAFLKEMQDFQNSTADKFQVAFSAERSLEDEINRTTIQDLPIFAISYIIVFLYISLALGSYSKCSRIVVDSKATLGLGGVAVVLGAVVASMGFYSYLRVPSSLVIIQVVPFLVLAVGADNIFIFVLEYQRLPRKPGEEREAHIGRTLGSVAPSMLLCSLSEAICFFLGALTPMPAVRTFALTAGLAIILDFLLQMTAFVALLSLDSKRQEASRPDFLCCFSNGKLPQPEQKEGLLLRFFRKIYAPFLLHGFIRPVVLLLFLTLFGANLYLMCHISVGLDQELALPEDSYLIDYFLYLNRYFEVGPPVYFVTTSGYNFSSEAGMNAICSSAGCDSFSLTQKIQYATEFPEQSYLAIAASSWVDDFIDWLTPSSCCRLYVFGPNQGDFCPSTDTSLNCLRNCMDFTLGPVRPTAEQFHKYLPWFLNDPPNIRCPKGGLAAYRTSVNLSSDGQVIASQFMAYHKPLRNSQDFTEALRTSRLLAANITAGLRKVPGTDPNFEVFPYTISNVFYQQYLTVLPEGIFTLALCFVPTFVVCYLLLGLDMRSGILNLLSIIMILVDTIGLMAVWGISYNAVSLINLVTAVGMSVEFVSHITRSFAISTKPTRLERAKDATVSMGSAVFAGVAMTNFPGILILGFAHAQLIQIFFFRLNLLITLLGLLHGLVFLPVALSYLGPDVNPALVLEEKLATEAATAQDPSCLKNPFPANDYVNHSFEEFTPGASAAGSVPKSGQKF from the exons ATGGCAGCTCGCCTGCGGGGATGGCTGCTCTGGGCCCTACTCCTGAATTCA GCCCAGGGTGAGATCTACACACCCATTCATCAGGCTGGCGTCTGCACCTTTTATGACGAGTGTGGGAAGAATCCAGAGCTGTCTGGAGGCCTCACGTCACTGTCCAATGTATCTTGCCTGTCTAATACCCCGGCCCAGCAGGTCACAGGTACCCACCTGGCCCTCCTCCAGCGCATCTGTCCCCGCCTGTACAACGGCCCCAACACCACCTTTGCCTGTTGCTCTGCCAATCAGCTGGTGTCGTTAGAAAGGAGCCTATCTATCACCAAGGCCCTCCTCACCCGCTGCCCGGCCTGCGCTGACAATTTTGGGAGCTTGCACTGCCACAACACTTGCAGCCCTAACCAGAGCCTCTTCATCAATGTTACCCGTGTGGCTGAGCGGGACGCCGGGCAGCCTCCAGCTGTGGTGGCCTATGAAGCCTTTTACCAGCGCAGCTTTGCAGAAAAGGCCTATGAGTCCTGTAGCCGGGTGCGCATCCCTGCGGCTGCATCACTGGCCGTGGGCACCATGTGTGGGGTGTACGGCTCTGCCCTTTGCAATGCCCAGCGTTGGCTGAACTTCCAGGGAGACACAGGGAACGGCCTGGCTCCTCTGGAGATCACCTTCCACCTCTTGGAGCCTGACCAGGCCCTGCCAGATGGGATGCAGCCTCTGAATGGGGAGATCACACCCTGCAATGAGACCCAGGGTGCAGACTTGGCAGCCTGTTCCTGCCAGGACTGTGCAGCGTCTTGCCCTGTCATTCCTCAGCCCCCGGCCCTCAGGCCTTCCTTCTACATGGGTCAaatgccaggctggctggctctcATCATTATCTTCACTTCGGTCTTTGTGTTGTTCACTGCCATCCTTGTGCGTCTCCGAGTGGTTTCCAACAGGAACAAGGGCAAGACAACAGGCCCCCAGGAAGCTCCCAACCTCCCTCAAAAGAGCAGATTCTCACCTCATACCGTCCTTGGCCGGTTTTTCCAGAGCTGGGGCACAAGGGTGGCCTCATGGCCACTCACCGTCTTGGCGCTGTCCTTAATGGTTGTGATAGCCTTGTCAGTAGGCCTGATCTATATAGAACTCACCACAGACCCCGTGGAACTATGGTCGGCCCCCAAAAGCCAAGCCCGGGAAGAGAAGGCTTTCCACGACGAGCATTTTGGCCCCTTCTTCCGAACCAACCAGGTTTTTGTGACAGCTCGGAACAGGTCCAGCTATAGGTACGACTCCCTGCTGCTAGGGCCCAAGAACTTCAGCGGGATCCTGTCCCTGGACCTGCTGCTGGACCTGCTGGAGCTCCAAGACAGACTTCGACAGCTGCAGGTGTGGTCCCCTGAGGCACAGCGAAACATCTCCCTGCAGGACATCTGCTACGCCCCCCTCAACCCACACAACACCAGCCTCTCTGACTGCTGTGTCAACAGCCTCCTTCAGTACTTCCAGAACAACCGCACGCTCCTGCTCCTCACGGCCAATCAGACGCTCAGTGGCCAGACTTCCCTGGTGGACTGGAGGGACCACTTCCTATACTGTGCAAA TGCCCCTCTCACGTTCAAAGACGGCACGTCTCTGGGTCTGAGCTGCATAGCTGACTACGGAGCCCCTGTCTTCCCCTTCCTTGCTGTCGGGGGGTACAAAG GGACGGACTACTCCGAGGCGCAGGCGCTGATCATAACCTTCTCGCTCAATAACTACCCCGCTGATGATCCCCGCATGGCCCAGGCTAAGCTCTGGGAGGAGGCTTTTTTGAAGGAAATGCAAGACTTTCAGAACAGCACAGCTGACAAGTTCCAAGTTGCATTCTCAGCTGAG CGCTCTCTGGAGGATGAGATCAACCGCACCACCATCCAGGACCTGCCTATCTTCGCCATCAGCTACATTATCGTCTTCCTGTACATCTCCCTGGCCCTGGGCAGCTACTCCAAATGCAGCCGAATAGTG GTGGATTCCAAGGCGACTCTGGGCCTAGGTGGGGTGGCTGTTGTGTTGGGAGCAGTCGTGGCCTCCATGGGCTTCTACTCCTACCTGCGTGTCCCCTCCTCTCTGGTTATCATCCAAGTGGTACCTTTCCTGGTGCTGGCCGTGGGAGCAGACAACATCTTCATCTTTGTTCTTGAGTACCAG AGGCTGCCTAGGAAGCCTGGGGAAGAGCGAGAGGCTCACATTGGCCGGACGCTGGGCAGTGTGGCCCCCAGCATGCTGCTGTGCAGCCTCTCTGAGGCCATCTGCTTCTTTCTAG GGGCCCTGACCCCCATGCCAGCTGTGAGGACCTTTGCCTTGACCGCTGGCTTAGCGATTATCCTCGACTTCCTGCTCCAGATGACTGCCTTTGTGGCCCTACTCTCCCTGGATAGCAAGAGGCAAGAG GCCTCTCGCCCCGACTTCTTATGCTGCTTTTCAAACGGGAAACTACCCCAACCTGAACAAAAAGAGGGGCTCTTACTCCGCTTCTTCCGGAAGATATACGCTCCCTTCCTGCTGCACGGGTTCATCCGTCCTGTTGTG CTGCTGCTGTTTCTGACCCTATTTGGAGCAAATCTCTACCTCATGTGCCACATCAGTGTGGGGCTGGACCAGGAACTGGCTCTGCCCGAG GACTCCTACTTGATAGACTACTTCCTCTATCTGAACCGGTACTTTGAAGTGGGGCCTCCGGTGTACTTTGTCACCACCTCGGGCTACAACTTCTCCAGTGAGGCAGGCATGAATGCCATTTGCTCTAGTGCGGGCTGTGACAGCTTCTCCCTAACCCAGAAGATCCAGTATGCCACCGAGTTCCCTGAACA GTCTTATCTGGCAATTGCTGCGTCCTCCTGGGTGGACGACTTCATCGACTGGCTAACCCCATCCTCCTGCTGCCGCCTTTATGTCTTTGGCCCCAATCAGGGTGATTTCTGTCCTTCAACCGATA CTTCCTTGAACTGTTTAAGAAACTGCATGGACTTCACTCTGGGCCCCGTGAGGCCCACGGCAGAACAGTTTCACAAGTACCTGCCCTGGTTCCTGAACGACCCACCCAACATCAGATGTCCCAAAGG GGGTCTAGCAGCGTATAGAACCTCCGTGAATTTGAGCTCAGATGGCCAGGTTATAG CCTCCCAGTTCATGGCCTACCACAAGCCCCTGAGGAACTCGCAGGACTTCACAGAAGCTCTCCGGACGTCCCGGTTGCTAGCAGCCAATATCACAGCTGGACTCCGGAAAGTGCCTGGGACAGACCCAAATTTTGAGGTCTTCCCCTACAC GATCTCCAATGTGTTCTATCAGCAGTACCTGACTGTTCTCCCCGAGGGAATCTTCACACTCGCTCTCTGTTTTGTGCCCACCTTTGTGGTCTGCTACCTCCTGCTGGGCCTGGACATGCGCTCGGGCATCCTCAACCTGCTCTCTATCATCATGATCCTCGTGGACACCATCGGCCTCATGGCCGTGTGGGGTATCAGCTACAACGCTGTGTCCCTCATCAACCTTGTCACG gcagtgggcatgtctgtggagttTGTGTCCCACATCACCCGGTCCTTTGCTATAAGCACCAAGCCTACCCGGCTGGAGAGGGCCAAGGATGCTACTGTCTCCATGGGCAGTGCG GTGTTTGCTGGAGTGGCTATGACCAACTTCCCAGGCATCCTCATCTTGGGCTTTGCCCATGCCCAGCTTATCCAGATCTTCTTCTTCCGCCTCAACCTCCTGATCACCTTGCTGGGTCTGCTGCATGGTCTGGTCTTCCTGCCGGTTGCCCTCAGCTATCTGG GACCTGATGTTAACCCAGCTCTGGTACTGGAGGAGAAACTAGCCACAGAGGCAGCAACAGCCCAAGACCCCTCCTGCCTGAAGAACCCCTTCCCTGCTAATGACTATGTTAATCACAGCTTTGAAGAATTTACCCCTGGAGCTAGTGCTGCTGGCTCTGTGCCTAAAAGTGGCCAAAAATTTTAA